In Oscillospiraceae bacterium, the following are encoded in one genomic region:
- a CDS encoding chromate transporter, whose protein sequence is MIYLELFISFLQVGLFSIGGGYAALPLIQAQVVELHGWMDMTEFTNLITISQMTPGPIAINSATFVGTKIAGFPGAIVATLGCILPSFVIVLLLYLLYRKYRRLKSVEGILSGLRPAVVGLIAAAGAKILVLTLWNEGAVSLNIDFLPVLVIVTGFFMLRKWKLNPIAVMLAAGVIGGVAYSVIK, encoded by the coding sequence ATGATATATCTTGAGCTGTTTATTTCATTTTTACAAGTCGGATTATTTAGCATAGGAGGCGGATACGCAGCTCTTCCTCTCATACAGGCTCAGGTGGTAGAATTACACGGCTGGATGGATATGACCGAATTTACCAATCTTATCACCATTTCACAGATGACACCCGGACCTATAGCAATTAATTCAGCGACTTTTGTGGGTACGAAAATTGCGGGATTCCCAGGCGCTATAGTTGCTACACTAGGATGTATTTTGCCATCATTTGTTATTGTGCTGCTTTTATATTTACTTTACCGCAAATATAGAAGGTTGAAGTCGGTCGAAGGTATTCTTTCTGGTCTTCGCCCGGCTGTCGTTGGACTTATTGCGGCGGCAGGAGCTAAAATTCTTGTACTTACGCTTTGGAATGAGGGAGCAGTATCGCTAAACATTGATTTTTTACCGGTATTGGTTATCGTAACAGGGTTTTTCATGCTGAGAAAATGGAAGCTGAACCCAATAGCCGTAATGCTTGCCGCAGGCGTGATCGGTGGCGTTGCATACAGCGTCATTAAATAA
- a CDS encoding chromate transporter has product MKKDITFYLKLFYYTFKLSAFTFGGGYVIVPLMKKQFVDKLGWIDEKEMLDYIAIAQSSPGAMAVNVSVLVGYRLAGLGGAFVTILGTVMPPLIILTAISFFYTAFTSNVIVANVLRGMQAGVCAVIMDVVYDMGSKIVKQKSVLLIFDMLFAFFAVFVLNINVIYVILAAAALGLVSIINPKRQKEDKEKNDIS; this is encoded by the coding sequence ATGAAAAAGGATATTACATTTTATTTAAAGCTTTTTTATTATACTTTTAAGCTCAGCGCGTTTACTTTCGGCGGTGGATATGTAATCGTTCCTCTTATGAAAAAACAATTTGTTGACAAGCTTGGCTGGATAGATGAAAAAGAAATGCTTGATTATATAGCCATTGCGCAAAGCTCTCCCGGAGCAATGGCCGTGAATGTGTCAGTGCTTGTCGGCTACCGGCTTGCCGGACTCGGAGGAGCTTTTGTCACAATTCTCGGCACGGTAATGCCGCCGCTTATTATCCTGACTGCGATTTCGTTTTTTTATACAGCTTTTACTTCCAATGTTATCGTTGCAAATGTGCTTCGCGGCATGCAGGCGGGAGTATGCGCGGTCATAATGGATGTAGTATATGATATGGGAAGCAAAATAGTAAAACAAAAAAGTGTATTGCTGATATTTGATATGCTGTTTGCTTTCTTTGCCGTATTCGTTTTAAACATCAATGTTATTTATGTCATATTGGCCGCCGCGGCTTTGGGTCTCGTAAGTATAATAAACCCAAAACGCCAAAAGGAGGATAAGGAAAAAAATGATATATCTTGA
- a CDS encoding LysR family transcriptional regulator, giving the protein MTLRHLKIFVNVCDENNMTRAAEKLYMAQPAVSCAIHELEEYYGITLFDRISHKLYITEQGKTFLGYARHITALFDEMEKQVKNADALGGFRVGASNTVGTVYMPSIIAEFKRLYNDFIVSVCVNNSDTIEEMLLKNELDFAIIEGIVHSDNIICRPISFDRLAVVCRPDNPLLKEPFIDIERFASEPFLLRERSSGTREMFENAMAMLGYTVKPLWESTNTEALIMAVINNLGISVLPYVLVKQYIKLGQVSELTVEKLRLDRQLCIIYHKNKFLSPVMRDFLMTCEKSIDHLHE; this is encoded by the coding sequence ATGACACTCAGGCATCTGAAGATATTCGTAAATGTATGCGATGAAAATAACATGACAAGAGCCGCAGAAAAGCTTTACATGGCTCAGCCTGCGGTAAGCTGCGCCATACACGAACTTGAGGAATACTATGGAATAACACTGTTTGACCGAATTTCACATAAGCTGTATATAACGGAGCAGGGTAAAACCTTTCTCGGTTACGCGCGGCATATCACGGCGTTATTTGATGAAATGGAAAAGCAGGTAAAAAACGCCGATGCCCTCGGTGGATTCCGAGTGGGAGCATCGAATACGGTCGGAACGGTTTATATGCCTTCAATTATCGCAGAATTTAAGAGATTATATAATGATTTTATTGTGTCTGTATGCGTGAATAATTCAGACACGATAGAAGAAATGCTTCTTAAAAACGAGCTTGATTTTGCCATTATCGAAGGTATCGTTCATTCGGATAATATTATCTGCAGACCGATCTCTTTTGACCGCCTTGCAGTCGTATGCAGACCAGATAATCCGTTGCTTAAAGAACCCTTCATTGATATCGAACGTTTCGCGTCAGAGCCGTTTTTACTCCGAGAAAGAAGCAGCGGAACCCGTGAAATGTTTGAGAACGCCATGGCCATGCTTGGTTATACAGTTAAACCATTGTGGGAAAGCACAAACACCGAGGCATTGATCATGGCCGTGATCAACAACCTCGGTATTTCCGTGCTGCCATATGTGCTTGTTAAACAATATATTAAATTAGGTCAGGTTTCGGAACTAACCGTTGAAAAGCTCAGACTTGACAGACAGCTATGCATTATTTATCACAAGAATAAATTTTTATCGCCTGTAATGAGGGATTTTCTTATGACATGTGAAAAAAGCATCGATCATCTGCATGAATAA
- a CDS encoding FAD-dependent oxidoreductase gives MKVLIIGGVAGGASAAARLRRLDEKAEIIIFERGEYISYANCGLPYFIGGEIKNQAALLLQTPQSFKARFNIDVRVKNDVVEIDSKSKTITVRDLSDGSEYIESYDKLVLSPGAEPVKPPIPGINSDKVFTLRNIPDTIKIKSYIENSHPKTAVITGGGYIGVEMAENLKKAGLDVTVIELADHLIGALDFDMAADVHSYIAESGIKLLLNSGVKEITEKDEGLDIAVSTASGDKTIGADMLIMSVGVRPDTALAKKAKITANAHGSIITDSHMKTSIPDIYAVGDAIEVNNFITGKSAFIPLAGPANKQGRIAADNICGIESEYNGTQGSSVLKLFDMTIGTTGINESSAKNSGLAYDKTYIYSGSHAGYYPGAKNMSIKVIWDKDSKKLLGAQIVGFDGVDKRMDVLATAIRFEAKITDLTTLELCYAPPFGSAKDPVNMAGYVAENVISRKVKQFFWHDVAKLPRDGSVTLLDVRTVAEFENGHIGGFINIPVDVLRSKLDQISKDKPVFVHCHSGLRSYIACRILSGNGYDCYNLAGGWRLYANIEKTLKSSGINKIEDYPCYSCR, from the coding sequence ATGAAGGTTCTTATTATTGGAGGCGTGGCAGGCGGCGCATCGGCCGCGGCAAGGCTCAGAAGACTTGATGAAAAAGCAGAAATAATAATTTTTGAGCGAGGAGAATATATTTCATACGCAAACTGCGGATTGCCTTATTTTATAGGCGGAGAAATTAAAAATCAAGCAGCTCTTCTTTTGCAGACTCCGCAGAGTTTTAAAGCTCGCTTTAATATAGATGTTCGTGTAAAAAATGATGTTGTTGAAATAGATTCAAAAAGCAAAACAATTACGGTCCGTGACCTTTCAGATGGAAGCGAATACATCGAAAGCTATGACAAGCTGGTCCTTTCACCCGGAGCCGAACCTGTAAAACCTCCGATCCCTGGTATAAACTCGGATAAGGTTTTCACTCTCAGAAACATACCCGACACAATAAAAATCAAAAGTTATATTGAAAACTCTCATCCCAAAACCGCCGTAATAACCGGTGGCGGATATATAGGCGTAGAAATGGCGGAAAACCTCAAAAAGGCTGGGCTTGATGTAACCGTTATTGAGCTTGCTGATCATCTTATCGGCGCGCTGGATTTTGATATGGCCGCCGATGTGCACAGCTATATTGCCGAAAGCGGAATAAAGCTGTTATTGAACAGCGGGGTTAAAGAGATTACAGAAAAAGATGAAGGCCTTGATATTGCTGTTTCGACAGCGTCGGGCGACAAAACGATCGGCGCGGATATGCTTATCATGTCTGTTGGCGTACGACCTGACACCGCTCTGGCAAAGAAAGCAAAAATAACGGCCAATGCGCACGGCTCGATAATAACGGACAGCCATATGAAAACAAGCATACCGGATATATATGCTGTCGGTGATGCAATTGAAGTTAATAATTTTATCACCGGAAAGAGCGCGTTTATTCCGCTTGCCGGGCCTGCAAACAAACAGGGAAGGATCGCCGCAGACAATATCTGCGGGATAGAAAGCGAATACAATGGCACACAAGGCTCTTCTGTGCTCAAGCTGTTTGACATGACCATCGGCACAACCGGAATCAACGAAAGTTCGGCAAAAAATTCCGGGTTAGCTTATGATAAAACCTATATTTATTCGGGTTCTCACGCCGGATATTATCCAGGTGCGAAGAACATGTCGATAAAAGTCATATGGGATAAAGATTCTAAAAAGCTATTGGGTGCGCAGATAGTCGGTTTCGACGGTGTGGACAAGCGAATGGATGTCCTCGCGACAGCTATCCGTTTTGAAGCCAAGATTACAGACCTGACAACCCTTGAATTATGCTATGCGCCTCCGTTCGGCAGTGCTAAAGATCCGGTAAATATGGCAGGTTATGTCGCGGAAAACGTCATATCAAGAAAAGTAAAACAATTTTTCTGGCATGATGTCGCCAAATTACCGCGTGACGGAAGCGTTACGCTGCTCGATGTGCGTACCGTGGCAGAATTTGAAAACGGGCACATCGGCGGCTTTATAAACATACCGGTGGATGTTTTAAGATCAAAGCTAGATCAAATTTCCAAAGATAAACCTGTATTTGTTCACTGCCACAGCGGGCTTCGCAGCTATATCGCCTGCCGGATTCTCTCTGGTAACGGATATGATTGTTATAATCTCGCTGGCGGATGGCGGCTTTACGCAAATATAGAAAAAACGCTCAAGTCATCAGGAATAAACAAAATTGAAGATTACCCGTGTTATTCATGCAGATGA
- a CDS encoding Crp/Fnr family transcriptional regulator yields MPDFKCAELFGKYFPFWEKLNNDQRELLCRHTTYAVYENGQNIHGASGECTGVILIKSGQARSYMLSEDGKEITLYRLFPGDICMLSSSCILRTITFDVFVDAEVKSEVYIISSQVMAQLADECVYVENFALRVATERFSDVMWAMQQILFMSMDKRLAVFLIDELSKKSGNDSSPDTVDLTQEQIARYMGSAREVVSRMLKYFSSEKLVEVSRGGVKIIDKERLRKMAL; encoded by the coding sequence ATGCCTGATTTTAAATGCGCCGAGCTTTTCGGGAAATACTTTCCTTTTTGGGAAAAGCTGAATAACGATCAGCGTGAGCTTTTATGCCGTCATACAACGTACGCAGTATATGAAAATGGACAGAATATACACGGGGCGAGTGGTGAATGCACTGGGGTCATACTTATAAAAAGCGGTCAGGCCCGCTCATATATGCTATCCGAAGACGGAAAAGAAATTACGCTTTATCGGCTTTTTCCAGGAGATATCTGCATGCTGTCCAGCTCATGTATATTGAGAACTATCACATTTGACGTGTTCGTGGATGCGGAGGTTAAAAGCGAAGTGTATATAATCAGCTCTCAGGTAATGGCTCAGCTTGCTGACGAATGTGTTTATGTCGAGAATTTTGCGCTGCGAGTCGCGACGGAGCGTTTTTCAGATGTCATGTGGGCAATGCAGCAGATTCTCTTTATGAGTATGGACAAACGTCTCGCTGTATTTTTAATCGACGAGCTTTCCAAAAAAAGCGGTAACGATTCATCGCCTGATACTGTTGATTTAACTCAGGAACAGATAGCCAGATATATGGGCTCTGCCCGTGAGGTCGTATCGCGTATGCTGAAATACTTTTCTTCTGAAAAGCTCGTCGAGGTTTCAAGAGGAGGAGTTAAGATAATTGATAAAGAACGGTTGAGAAAAATGGCGTTATAA
- the trxA gene encoding thioredoxin: MSVLKITKKNFESEVKNSDKPVLLDFWASWCGPCRMVSPIVDEIAGEITDAKVGKVNVDEEPELAQAFGVMSIPTLIVMKDGQIVKRTVGAKPKEAILSMLG; encoded by the coding sequence ATGTCAGTATTAAAAATCACAAAGAAAAATTTCGAATCGGAAGTCAAGAATTCAGATAAACCCGTACTTCTCGATTTCTGGGCAAGCTGGTGTGGTCCGTGCAGAATGGTATCACCAATAGTAGACGAAATCGCCGGCGAGATAACCGATGCCAAGGTCGGAAAAGTCAATGTTGACGAAGAGCCTGAGCTCGCGCAGGCATTCGGCGTAATGAGTATACCTACGTTAATAGTAATGAAGGACGGCCAGATAGTAAAACGCACGGTAGGCGCAAAGCCCAAGGAAGCAATTCTTTCGATGCTCGGCTGA
- a CDS encoding InlB B-repeat-containing protein, giving the protein MKIKKSLFLILALLFVMASFPFAVSASVERMQDAACVRKFDAKPTVDGVISESEWGKPTRTVKDDGTLCSVISMRVGNTGKFADAPKNPDQTYDIWLRWDNDFFYMAVKTADKTHFNKYADKADSGNVWNGDALQISFDTLGAGNAFASDADKIMFALATDGTLYKHSWSCVFSNVEGKDTLLKIKNDGSYTSYEIAIPWNDLMSGDLLKKVKADSVFGLTTVVLSATDGDYDGWLSWGDGVCAPQEDSSRVGFNKIILSDLSASDTSADPAFSRYTVTFKNDDGSVISTQKVFANEAGIAPAAPKKDGYKFSKWDVSFSKITADTTVTAQFIKIYKVTFADYDGTELKAVNVGDGEKATPPKDPAREGYTFTGWDKTFDAINSDTTITAQYTKVEEANNEQTGEVITTDEATATNEAPVNNEQPVEEDTPDNTWLYIVIGVVVVAVGIGIFFGVKKKKA; this is encoded by the coding sequence ATGAAAATCAAAAAGAGCTTATTTCTTATTCTTGCGCTTTTATTTGTAATGGCTTCATTTCCGTTTGCGGTTTCAGCAAGTGTTGAAAGAATGCAGGATGCGGCATGCGTCCGGAAATTCGACGCTAAACCAACTGTTGACGGCGTGATTTCCGAGAGCGAATGGGGCAAGCCTACCCGTACAGTTAAAGACGACGGTACGCTCTGCAGTGTAATTTCAATGAGAGTCGGAAATACAGGCAAATTTGCCGATGCACCCAAAAACCCCGATCAGACATATGATATTTGGCTGCGTTGGGATAATGATTTCTTTTATATGGCAGTTAAAACTGCAGATAAAACCCATTTTAATAAATATGCAGATAAAGCCGATAGCGGAAACGTCTGGAATGGCGACGCGCTTCAAATAAGCTTTGATACCTTGGGCGCGGGAAACGCATTTGCATCGGATGCCGATAAAATAATGTTTGCTCTTGCCACAGACGGAACACTTTATAAACATTCATGGTCATGTGTTTTTTCAAATGTGGAAGGCAAGGATACATTACTTAAAATCAAGAATGACGGAAGCTATACATCGTATGAAATTGCTATTCCGTGGAACGATCTTATGAGCGGCGATTTACTTAAAAAGGTCAAAGCAGATTCAGTATTCGGTCTTACCACAGTTGTGCTGTCCGCAACAGACGGCGATTATGACGGATGGCTTTCATGGGGCGACGGTGTCTGCGCACCTCAGGAAGACAGTTCACGTGTCGGTTTTAATAAAATCATTCTTTCGGATTTATCTGCGTCAGATACCTCCGCGGATCCGGCATTTTCCAGATACACAGTTACTTTCAAGAATGATGACGGTTCTGTCATTTCCACACAGAAAGTATTTGCTAACGAAGCGGGAATCGCTCCGGCTGCTCCTAAAAAAGACGGCTATAAGTTTTCAAAATGGGATGTTTCTTTTTCAAAAATTACAGCTGATACGACAGTCACCGCTCAGTTTATAAAAATTTACAAAGTAACCTTTGCGGATTATGACGGAACAGAGTTAAAAGCAGTAAATGTCGGTGACGGAGAAAAAGCAACACCTCCAAAGGATCCGGCACGTGAGGGATATACATTTACGGGATGGGATAAAACATTTGATGCGATAAATTCGGATACAACGATAACAGCGCAGTATACCAAGGTTGAAGAAGCGAACAATGAACAGACCGGAGAAGTAATAACAACCGATGAGGCAACTGCTACAAACGAAGCGCCTGTAAACAATGAACAGCCTGTTGAAGAGGATACTCCGGATAATACATGGCTTTACATAGTGATCGGTGTTGTCGTTGTTGCGGTTGGTATCGGTATTTTCTTCGGAGTAAAGAAGAAAAAGGCATAA
- a CDS encoding glycoside hydrolase family 18 protein, with the protein MQIHVVQAGQNLTGIAKIYNSTVKAIALANELPNPDRLVTGQALVIPIVGSYYWVQPGDSLYKIALRFQTTYQTIAKINNIKPEKPLSIGFKLYIPPLPKRSAEINAYAEPATGIVSSSLEQSVREAAPLLTYLAPFSFQIKRDGSLKEPPLNNFREIADNSGAIQLMAVTNIEDGQFSTELGRVILTDDALQNTLIDNIISTATRLDFKDIHFDLEHLPPELREDYNTFLRKAKARLSPKGFLMSTALAPKVSATQKGSWYEAHDYKVHGQVSDFVVIMTYEWGYSGGPAMPVSPLPQVKRVIEYALTEIPASKIMMGQNLYGYDWTLPFVKGSTARAISPQTAILLAADNKVSISYDTTAQAPYFDYMDTNRKRHTVWFEDARSIQAKFNLIKELALRGISYWKLGIPFPQNWLLIKDNFDVVKR; encoded by the coding sequence ATGCAGATTCATGTTGTTCAAGCCGGGCAAAATTTAACGGGCATTGCAAAAATATATAATTCTACAGTAAAAGCAATCGCATTGGCTAATGAACTGCCTAATCCTGACCGTCTTGTAACAGGTCAGGCGCTGGTGATACCCATAGTGGGAAGCTATTATTGGGTTCAACCTGGTGACAGCCTTTACAAAATCGCCTTACGTTTTCAAACGACTTATCAGACAATAGCAAAAATAAATAATATTAAACCTGAAAAACCGCTTTCTATCGGATTTAAACTATACATTCCTCCTCTTCCGAAAAGGAGCGCGGAAATAAACGCTTACGCGGAGCCTGCAACCGGGATTGTCTCGTCTTCTTTGGAGCAATCCGTGAGAGAAGCGGCCCCGCTGTTGACATATCTCGCACCTTTCAGCTTTCAAATCAAAAGAGACGGCTCTTTGAAAGAGCCTCCGCTAAACAATTTCAGAGAAATTGCGGATAATAGCGGCGCAATTCAGTTAATGGCGGTAACCAATATTGAAGACGGCCAGTTCAGTACAGAGCTTGGCCGGGTCATCCTGACTGACGATGCTCTGCAAAATACACTCATTGATAATATTATATCTACCGCAACTCGTTTGGACTTTAAAGATATTCATTTTGATCTGGAGCATTTGCCTCCCGAACTACGCGAAGACTATAATACCTTTCTCAGAAAAGCCAAGGCGAGATTAAGCCCGAAAGGATTTTTGATGTCAACAGCTCTGGCGCCAAAGGTAAGCGCCACCCAAAAGGGCTCATGGTATGAAGCACATGATTACAAAGTTCACGGACAGGTTTCCGACTTTGTTGTAATTATGACTTACGAATGGGGATACAGCGGCGGACCCGCTATGCCTGTTTCTCCTCTGCCGCAGGTAAAGCGTGTCATTGAATACGCTCTGACGGAAATACCCGCTTCAAAGATCATGATGGGACAAAATTTGTATGGATATGATTGGACTCTGCCTTTTGTAAAAGGCAGCACGGCGAGAGCAATAAGCCCGCAGACAGCTATTTTACTGGCTGCCGATAATAAAGTTTCGATCAGCTATGATACCACAGCTCAGGCACCCTATTTTGATTATATGGATACCAACAGAAAACGTCATACCGTTTGGTTTGAAGACGCGAGATCCATTCAGGCAAAATTCAATCTGATAAAAGAGCTTGCTCTCAGAGGCATCAGCTATTGGAAACTGGGTATTCCTTTCCCTCAGAACTGGCTATTAATTAAAGATAATTTTGATGTGGTAAAACGATAA
- a CDS encoding staygreen family protein: MRELKDDKVFAQYRDTINPYEPVIGRKYTITHSDITADLFVYIASDYAEDKVSKMRDEVRISWTQKNRGFILTGSVLVDGKGVIGNPFIRNKIFYNEMPTALQALRRADRFLFEKYPTLDNSPVLIHFISNNPNYDKTYNFKTIGDYK, translated from the coding sequence ATGAGAGAACTGAAAGACGATAAAGTGTTTGCACAGTACAGAGATACAATAAATCCATATGAGCCTGTAATAGGAAGGAAATATACCATAACACATTCTGATATAACAGCGGATCTGTTTGTTTATATAGCTTCGGATTATGCTGAGGATAAGGTCAGTAAAATGCGTGATGAAGTGAGAATTTCCTGGACTCAAAAGAACAGAGGTTTTATTTTAACAGGTTCTGTTCTTGTAGACGGCAAAGGCGTTATCGGAAACCCTTTTATCCGAAACAAAATTTTTTATAATGAAATGCCGACTGCATTACAGGCTTTGCGTCGCGCGGATCGGTTTTTATTCGAGAAATACCCGACGCTTGATAATTCGCCTGTTTTGATTCATTTTATTTCAAATAATCCGAATTATGACAAAACATATAATTTCAAAACTATCGGAGATTATAAATAA
- a CDS encoding flagellar motor protein MotB, translating into MKRRTNSSPSIDGGRWLTTYSDLMNNLLVLFIALYAMSAVDAEKYKKLMSSFSENFGGGTAIVESQPTDTSHTDESDYIYVPPLTKTDPTDAVDIPEDSAQTGGNVVQKDEFDELFHKINTILSARGYEDKVSVEKMDGYIYFRFVEGVFFYPDQSVLKESSYPIIETIGQILNESYDMIANIDIGGHTANITSKPQSDTDFFSWELSSGRSLSVLKFLVQKCELPQAKMSITGYSCNRPYVEGNSEEYWAQNRRVEIRISKKNL; encoded by the coding sequence ATGAAAAGACGAACCAACAGCTCACCCAGTATTGACGGCGGAAGATGGCTTACTACATATTCTGATTTAATGAACAATCTGCTTGTTCTTTTTATCGCGCTTTATGCAATGAGCGCAGTGGATGCCGAAAAATACAAAAAATTAATGTCGAGCTTTTCGGAAAACTTCGGCGGCGGAACAGCCATAGTCGAATCACAGCCTACAGACACTTCTCATACAGATGAAAGCGATTATATATATGTGCCGCCTTTGACAAAAACTGATCCTACTGATGCGGTTGATATTCCAGAGGATTCTGCGCAGACAGGAGGCAATGTTGTTCAAAAAGATGAATTTGACGAGTTGTTCCATAAGATAAACACAATTTTGAGCGCACGAGGATACGAGGATAAAGTATCCGTTGAAAAAATGGACGGGTATATTTATTTCCGCTTTGTTGAAGGAGTGTTTTTTTACCCCGATCAATCGGTATTAAAGGAGAGCAGCTATCCCATAATAGAAACCATTGGCCAGATATTGAATGAATCGTACGATATGATCGCTAACATTGATATTGGAGGTCATACGGCGAATATAACATCAAAACCACAATCTGACACAGATTTCTTTTCGTGGGAGCTATCATCTGGAAGATCGTTGTCTGTGTTAAAATTTCTGGTTCAAAAATGCGAGCTTCCGCAAGCAAAAATGTCAATTACCGGATATTCGTGCAATCGTCCATATGTTGAGGGAAATTCCGAAGAATACTGGGCGCAGAACAGGCGAGTAGAAATAAGAATATCAAAGAAGAATTTATAA
- a CDS encoding MotA/TolQ/ExbB proton channel family protein, with the protein MDIASILGLIIGFGSIAGGYAMDGGNVGKLLMASAFVITLGGSLGAVFACYGMNQLKNLPKMLIEVLIKPKSTIRSTMDYLLFLSKTARESGLLSLEKLISAEDPKKKTDPFLKRGILMVVDGTDPDKISDILSNDIYVFEQNRSQNIQMLDSFAAFCPAFGMVGTIIGLIQVLAAGMEDPNALTKAIGVAFITTLYGVLLANLIFIPTATKLRSRLANYRLEKEMIIEAVCSIRNSVNPRLLNEQLSSYLIIEGKNKTKASKDQSDNKGQMKK; encoded by the coding sequence ATGGATATAGCAAGCATACTTGGACTTATTATCGGATTCGGCAGTATAGCCGGCGGATACGCAATGGATGGCGGAAACGTCGGTAAGCTTTTAATGGCCAGCGCATTTGTTATAACACTCGGCGGATCATTAGGAGCCGTATTTGCCTGCTACGGAATGAATCAGCTGAAGAATCTTCCCAAAATGCTTATAGAAGTACTTATTAAGCCTAAATCCACAATTCGGAGCACAATGGATTATTTATTATTCCTTTCAAAAACCGCGCGCGAAAGCGGACTGCTTAGTCTGGAAAAGTTAATATCAGCGGAAGATCCCAAAAAGAAAACTGATCCGTTTCTAAAACGCGGTATACTGATGGTTGTGGACGGAACAGATCCGGATAAGATCAGTGACATCCTAAGCAATGATATATATGTCTTTGAGCAAAACAGAAGCCAGAATATTCAGATGCTTGATTCATTCGCGGCGTTTTGTCCGGCATTCGGAATGGTTGGAACAATTATAGGACTTATTCAGGTCCTTGCGGCGGGAATGGAAGATCCGAACGCTCTTACAAAAGCGATCGGCGTTGCCTTTATTACAACTTTATATGGTGTTCTTCTTGCAAATCTTATTTTTATACCGACAGCAACCAAGCTCAGAAGCAGACTCGCGAATTACAGACTTGAAAAGGAAATGATTATCGAAGCTGTCTGCTCAATAAGAAATAGTGTGAATCCTAGATTGCTGAACGAACAGCTTTCATCGTACCTTATTATAGAAGGAAAGAATAAAACAAAAGCGTCTAAAGACCAATCCGATAACAAAGGTCAGATGAAAAAATGA
- the flgN gene encoding flagellar export chaperone FlgN produces the protein MNGELPKQISELEQLVQRKNELLRNFPVICISGLNRLEQDDIEGFSKTLDDRQLLIDKLIGLDDEFRNKFDRLSDEYKKILDNLMKPEFENISFPEWCGELRKKHAETRQLINTCRSINERLNQHALAYKDKIISNMHAVKEREKVSCGYDMTEKTVKNSTFYLKSD, from the coding sequence ATGAACGGAGAATTACCTAAGCAAATATCAGAGCTTGAACAGCTTGTGCAAAGAAAGAATGAATTGCTCAGGAATTTCCCCGTAATATGTATCAGCGGTCTTAACCGGCTTGAACAGGATGATATAGAAGGCTTTTCAAAAACGCTGGATGACCGTCAGCTTCTTATTGACAAACTGATTGGACTGGATGACGAATTCCGTAATAAATTTGATCGTCTGAGCGATGAATACAAAAAAATACTCGATAATTTAATGAAGCCGGAATTTGAAAATATATCGTTTCCCGAATGGTGCGGAGAGCTTCGAAAGAAACATGCCGAAACAAGACAGCTTATTAATACATGCAGGTCGATTAATGAGCGATTGAATCAACATGCTTTGGCATATAAAGATAAAATTATATCAAATATGCATGCCGTGAAGGAACGCGAAAAAGTATCCTGTGGGTATGATATGACCGAAAAAACAGTCAAAAACTCAACTTTTTATCTTAAGAGCGATTAA
- the fliS gene encoding flagellar export chaperone FliS gives MTSSASQCQKYREQSVNAMTPGEQIILLFKQATVNISKAIKCINEKDICGAHNSIVNAQDIYAYLSDILNMSFEVSKSLYALYDFIDDRLLQANLNKDVAILDQVLSMTRELCATWEKAESESRNAAALKEKSQKA, from the coding sequence ATGACTTCATCAGCATCACAGTGCCAGAAATACAGGGAGCAGTCGGTAAATGCGATGACTCCGGGAGAACAGATTATTCTGCTGTTCAAACAGGCAACCGTGAATATATCAAAAGCAATAAAATGCATAAACGAAAAGGATATTTGCGGAGCGCATAACTCTATTGTTAACGCGCAGGACATATATGCATATCTTTCAGACATACTCAATATGAGCTTTGAAGTTTCAAAAAGCCTGTATGCTTTATATGATTTCATTGATGATAGACTGCTGCAGGCTAATTTAAACAAGGATGTCGCTATCCTCGATCAGGTTTTATCAATGACCAGAGAATTATGCGCGACCTGGGAAAAGGCCGAGTCTGAAAGCCGCAATGCTGCCGCTCTCAAGGAAAAGAGCCAAAAAGCATGA